One window of the Lacerta agilis isolate rLacAgi1 chromosome 17, rLacAgi1.pri, whole genome shotgun sequence genome contains the following:
- the LOC117061460 gene encoding V-set and immunoglobulin domain-containing protein 10-like produces MVNETTIKLRDLELDDGGIYNTRIWFTKTQFQEQHFNLTVYEPVPTPQIHHQVESKTPGGCNVTLRCHTPGREELKVSWDTGGPHRALGKSVNRYQVSDNGQDLRVFSWNSSFYSKFTCLVSNPVDQKRASFDLLSICESDEGGQFGPLSWSPRVISSLIFLLVIIVVVMVNWMCWKIRLERNRRGRTISIDLLPTSPEMGASCQVYLFLFLLIPRGRDW; encoded by the exons ATGGTGAACGAGACAACAATAAAGCTCAGAGACCTGGAGTTGGATGATGGTGGAATCTACAATACTCGCATCTGGTTTACTAAAACACAGTTTCAAGAACAGCATTTCAACCTCACTGTTTATG AGCCAGTGCCAACCCCACAGATACACCACCAAGTGGAATCCAAGACTCCAGGTGGATGTAACGTGACCTTGCGATGCCACACACCTGGAAGGGAAGAGCTCAAGGTCTCCTGGGATACAGGGGGTCCGCACAGGGCTTTGGGAAAGAGTGTGAATCGCTACCAGGTTTCTGACAATGGCCAGGACCTCCGTGTCTTCTCCTGGAACAGTTCTTTCTACTCCAAATTCACCTGCCTGGTCAGCAATCCTGTTGACCAAAAGAGAGCCTCCTTTGACTTGCTCAGCATCTGCGAGAGTGATGAAG GTGGACAGTTTGGACCATTGAGTTGGAGTCCACGGGTTATCTCTTCCCTCATATTTCTTCTGGTGATAATAGTGGTGGTTATGGTGAATTGGATGTGCTGGAAGATCAGATTAGAAAGGAATAGAAGAGGTAGGACCATCTCTATTGATCTTCTTCCCACCTCGCCTGAGATGGGGGCTTCCTGCCAAGTATAcctcttcctttttttgcttATTCCAAGAGGCAGAGACTGGTGA